Proteins co-encoded in one Bacteroidota bacterium genomic window:
- a CDS encoding replication protein, whose translation MQTSTTPVPNLFFDIYLKELKLAELKVLLIIIRQTLGWADKRGRSGRKEIDWISSSQLCQKTGCSKRSITSATDVLVRRNLITIFDECNNILNSPEKRQGKTKLYYRLSNPVEYTVENHMKSSSTSAILAEDISKKYTSLLQKMQITKETLQN comes from the coding sequence ATGCAAACCAGCACCACGCCTGTTCCCAATTTGTTCTTTGACATATATTTGAAAGAATTGAAATTAGCTGAACTAAAAGTTTTGCTAATCATTATTCGACAAACCCTTGGTTGGGCTGACAAGCGTGGAAGATCTGGTAGAAAAGAAATAGATTGGATTTCCAGTAGTCAACTCTGTCAGAAAACAGGATGTTCCAAACGCAGTATTACTTCCGCAACAGATGTTCTTGTTAGAAGAAATCTCATCACGATTTTTGATGAATGCAATAACATTCTGAACTCTCCCGAAAAAAGACAAGGTAAAACTAAACTCTATTACCGCCTTTCCAATCCTGTGGAATACACTGTGGAAAACCATATGAAAAGCTCATCAACTTCTGCAATTCTTGCCGAGGACATCAGCAAAAAATACACATCACTTCTGCAAAAAATGCAGATAACAAAAGAAACTCTACAAAATTAA
- a CDS encoding DUF262 domain-containing protein has translation MENRVYYGEYSLKHWIDLILKKNLILPAYQRLFVWNEKKVKTLIDTFQKKQFVPPVTIGAFKIDNTNQNLILDGQQRLTSILLAYLGIFPDEATFKKTRERFADENGDIDEESEQLDNIYDWNFDSLTKKGRNKQVILEKLEDGNYKKINFEIDDNFLKNTFLGFSYLVPYITDEQVQQKYYSSVFRNINIQGEPLLLQESRASLYFLEESLVEFFSPNFCKSLIVKNINNSAKADFVRFLSLLSQYRKDGSTSKVARGFKPQMEKYYEEYIYSVVGENSSSMFPDFSTIFPNKEFKPRFERLEEIINSLEIPKEYSSIIDMDVYLFGLIYIVVFDNKAINIAEKASIQASLTTKINEFKNDASHTKAPSALKYLKLRINASLEIYKRHENEQP, from the coding sequence ATGGAAAACAGAGTTTATTATGGAGAATATTCTCTTAAACATTGGATTGATTTAATCTTAAAAAAGAACCTTATTCTTCCTGCATATCAGCGCCTATTTGTCTGGAATGAAAAAAAGGTAAAAACGTTAATAGACACGTTTCAAAAGAAACAATTTGTTCCTCCTGTTACAATTGGCGCATTTAAAATTGATAACACAAATCAAAATTTAATACTTGACGGACAACAAAGACTGACGAGTATTCTATTAGCATATCTTGGCATATTCCCAGATGAAGCCACCTTTAAAAAGACTAGAGAAAGGTTCGCCGATGAAAACGGCGACATAGATGAAGAAAGCGAGCAATTGGACAATATTTACGACTGGAATTTTGATTCCCTAACTAAGAAGGGCAGAAACAAACAAGTTATTCTTGAAAAACTTGAAGATGGCAATTACAAAAAAATTAACTTTGAAATTGATGATAACTTTCTTAAAAATACATTCTTAGGATTCTCATATTTAGTTCCATATATTACAGACGAGCAAGTACAGCAAAAATACTATTCGTCAGTATTTAGAAATATAAATATTCAAGGCGAACCATTACTACTGCAAGAAAGTAGAGCCTCACTTTATTTTTTAGAGGAAAGTTTAGTAGAGTTTTTTAGTCCTAATTTCTGTAAGTCACTTATTGTTAAAAATATAAACAATTCTGCAAAAGCTGACTTTGTAAGGTTTTTGTCCTTATTATCTCAATATCGAAAGGATGGAAGTACTTCCAAAGTTGCAAGAGGATTTAAACCTCAAATGGAAAAATACTATGAAGAATATATTTATTCTGTAGTAGGTGAGAATTCATCTTCAATGTTTCCCGATTTTTCAACTATTTTTCCTAACAAAGAATTTAAGCCAAGATTTGAAAGGTTAGAGGAAATAATAAACAGTTTAGAAATCCCCAAAGAATATTCATCAATAATTGATATGGATGTTTATCTCTTTGGATTAATTTACATTGTTGTTTTTGATAACAAAGCAATAAATATTGCAGAAAAAGCAAGCATTCAAGCGAGTTTAACAACCAAAATAAATGAATTCAAAAATGATGCTTCTCATACAAAAGCTCCAAGTGCATTAAAATATTTAAAACTTCGCATTAATGCATCTTTAGAGATTTACAAAAGACACGAAAATGAACAGCCATAG
- a CDS encoding TIR domain-containing protein, which produces MKIFLSHNSRHKPLVREIKRYLPEHINLWIDEKDLLIGDDLHDSIKDAIETNTDFVIIFIDQLAIKSAWVLKELEWAINHEKEIGRTFLLPIVLEKEAWLNLPNEDFKGRKYLLCDDYSENHVRALANNLISELFAWLSREKSTSNKDKIDPNLKVLKDAEDFTAKLADDIRLMVYPYRKEEPLKLTRLFEMLKEKKALDSIGYDAFLNLLSKLHQQGFLAGLINDGEEIYVKQEHYAWKTAFFTDTKKRIAKKAVSFIESGNIIVLDSGSTTLELSKQICHGLKSKMFEDLIIITNSIPAATELLNLASEMGLEDKSSLFKVYIVGGRIRPNSLAIVNDEKLFKDVTPNDFELILKPLGNADIAFIGTNGLYREIGFAVHNDYEVKTKSDIIKFSRRNFILADPSKFKIKEQKIFASFDQGLEIITIKDDDDENIITNLENIILNTKTKIIFA; this is translated from the coding sequence ATGAAAATATTTTTAAGCCACAACAGTAGACACAAGCCTCTTGTGCGGGAGATTAAAAGATATCTTCCGGAGCATATCAACCTTTGGATTGATGAAAAGGATTTACTTATTGGCGATGACCTGCATGATTCGATTAAAGATGCAATCGAGACTAATACAGATTTCGTCATTATTTTTATTGACCAATTAGCAATAAAATCTGCATGGGTACTTAAGGAGTTGGAATGGGCTATTAATCATGAGAAGGAAATTGGTAGAACATTTTTACTTCCGATAGTTTTAGAAAAAGAAGCTTGGTTAAATCTTCCAAATGAAGATTTTAAAGGGAGAAAATATCTACTTTGTGACGACTATTCTGAGAATCATGTTAGGGCTCTTGCAAATAATTTGATTTCGGAATTATTTGCTTGGTTGAGCAGAGAGAAATCAACATCCAATAAGGACAAAATAGATCCAAATTTAAAAGTCCTTAAAGATGCAGAAGATTTTACAGCAAAACTTGCTGATGATATCCGATTAATGGTTTATCCATATAGAAAAGAAGAACCATTAAAACTTACTCGTTTATTTGAGATGCTTAAGGAAAAGAAAGCGCTGGATTCGATTGGTTATGATGCCTTTTTAAATTTATTATCAAAACTCCATCAACAAGGCTTCCTCGCTGGATTAATTAATGATGGTGAAGAAATTTATGTTAAGCAAGAACATTATGCTTGGAAAACAGCATTTTTTACAGACACAAAAAAAAGAATTGCAAAAAAGGCTGTTTCATTTATTGAATCTGGGAACATTATTGTTTTGGATTCTGGCTCTACTACGCTTGAACTTTCAAAGCAAATTTGCCATGGTTTAAAATCAAAAATGTTCGAAGACTTAATTATAATCACAAACTCTATCCCCGCAGCAACTGAACTACTAAACTTAGCGAGTGAAATGGGGTTAGAGGATAAATCAAGTTTATTTAAAGTGTATATTGTTGGTGGAAGAATAAGACCAAATTCTTTAGCAATAGTGAATGATGAGAAACTTTTTAAAGATGTTACCCCAAATGATTTTGAATTAATTTTGAAACCTTTAGGAAATGCAGATATTGCTTTTATTGGGACAAACGGATTGTACAGGGAAATTGGGTTTGCTGTGCATAATGATTATGAAGTAAAAACGAAAAGTGATATTATTAAATTTTCTAGAAGAAACTTTATACTAGCTGACCCTTCAAAGTTTAAAATTAAAGAACAAAAAATATTTGCTTCATTCGATCAAGGGCTTGAAATCATTACTATAAAGGATGATGATGATGAAAATATTATTACAAATTTGGAAAATATAATTTTGAATACTAAAACCAAAATTATATTCGCTTAG
- a CDS encoding HAD family phosphatase: MGPKILFTDIDGTLLNKDRELSLGTIKQINRITTNLSIPVILVSARMPKSMRILQSQLGLTNEIICYNGALLMGSDDSNILQDKRIDRDISNDIIEMSKFYDLHFSVFVNDHWVTGRHDEWTEREIRNTKVTPKVFYEINFEDLFNIGTHKIMLMGNSSSIDSISLSISEKYSALVNVYRSKDTYLEISPKETNKWNAIEKVLSIYNISFDSAIAIGDNYNDIEMIKYAGIGVAVENAKDEIKTVANFICPSNINDGVAKTIEKFFK; the protein is encoded by the coding sequence ATGGGTCCTAAAATTTTATTCACCGATATTGATGGTACACTTTTAAATAAGGATAGAGAATTATCTTTAGGTACAATAAAGCAGATTAATAGGATAACAACTAACCTCTCAATTCCTGTTATTCTTGTTTCTGCTAGAATGCCTAAATCAATGAGAATTTTGCAATCGCAGTTAGGACTAACAAATGAAATTATTTGTTATAACGGAGCTTTACTAATGGGCTCAGATGATTCCAATATACTTCAGGATAAGAGAATAGATCGCGACATTTCAAATGATATCATTGAAATGTCAAAGTTTTATGATTTGCATTTCAGTGTTTTTGTTAACGATCATTGGGTTACTGGTAGGCATGATGAATGGACTGAAAGAGAAATCCGGAATACAAAAGTTACCCCAAAGGTTTTTTATGAGATAAATTTTGAGGACCTTTTTAATATTGGAACTCATAAAATAATGCTAATGGGTAATTCAAGTAGTATTGATTCCATTTCATTGAGTATTTCAGAAAAATATTCTGCTCTAGTAAATGTTTATCGCTCAAAAGACACCTATTTGGAAATCAGCCCTAAAGAAACCAATAAATGGAATGCTATTGAAAAAGTTTTATCAATTTATAATATTAGTTTTGATAGTGCAATTGCGATTGGAGATAATTACAATGATATTGAAATGATTAAATATGCAGGTATTGGTGTAGCTGTTGAAAATGCAAAAGATGAGATAAAAACAGTAGCAAATTTTATTTGTCCATCTAACATTAATGATGGTGTGGCAAAAACAATTGAAAAGTTTTTTAAATGA
- the metF gene encoding methylenetetrahydrofolate reductase [NAD(P)H]: MKVTEHISKSKSTLFSFEILPPIKGKSIDSIYQSIDPLIDFKPSFINVTYHREEYVYKKRSGGYLEKVFIRKRPGTVGICAAIINKYKTDALPHLICGGFSKEETENALIDLQYLGIDNVLALRGDPIKTEQVFIPEPDGNKYAVDLVKQIVELNNGAYLDEEMGTATPTEFCIGVAGYPEKHFEAPNLQIDLLNLKAKVDAGADFVITQLFYDNAKFFEFVKAAREMGIQVPIIPGLKPMTLIKQTSILPKIFSIDIPFDLAHAFSKAQSDEAAREIGIEWSINQSKELIKFGVPCLHYYTMGKSEAVRQIAKAVF; the protein is encoded by the coding sequence GTGAAAGTAACCGAACACATAAGCAAATCGAAATCAACACTATTTTCGTTCGAAATTTTACCTCCTATAAAAGGTAAGAGTATTGATTCTATTTACCAAAGTATTGACCCCTTAATTGATTTTAAGCCCAGCTTTATTAATGTTACTTACCATCGCGAGGAGTATGTATATAAAAAGCGCAGTGGTGGATATCTTGAAAAGGTATTTATTCGAAAGCGTCCGGGAACTGTTGGAATTTGTGCTGCCATCATCAATAAATATAAAACCGATGCTTTGCCGCATTTAATTTGTGGTGGATTTAGCAAGGAAGAAACTGAAAATGCTTTAATTGATTTGCAGTACCTTGGTATTGACAATGTATTGGCATTGCGCGGCGATCCCATCAAAACTGAACAAGTTTTTATTCCTGAGCCCGATGGAAATAAATATGCTGTTGATTTAGTGAAACAAATTGTAGAACTCAACAATGGAGCCTATTTGGATGAAGAAATGGGTACAGCAACTCCAACCGAATTTTGTATTGGTGTGGCAGGTTATCCCGAAAAGCACTTTGAAGCACCCAATTTGCAGATTGATTTATTGAACTTAAAAGCCAAAGTTGATGCGGGTGCTGATTTTGTGATTACTCAATTGTTTTACGATAATGCTAAATTTTTTGAGTTTGTAAAAGCTGCTCGAGAAATGGGAATTCAAGTACCAATAATCCCGGGCTTAAAGCCAATGACCTTAATAAAGCAAACAAGTATTTTACCCAAAATTTTTAGCATTGATATACCTTTCGACCTTGCCCATGCTTTTTCAAAAGCACAATCCGACGAGGCAGCGCGAGAAATAGGAATTGAATGGAGCATAAACCAATCAAAGGAACTAATTAAATTTGGGGTGCCTTGTTTGCATTATTATACCATGGGAAAATCAGAAGCAGTGCGCCAAATAGCAAAGGCAGTTTTTTAA
- a CDS encoding tryptophan 2,3-dioxygenase, with protein MELSPDIIQKINLLDDKYQAMGQDLKSYLDGLLISNYLTYWDYVHVDKLLTLQNPKTDFPDELIFIIYHQITELYFKLSLHELEQIANNGRIVEKNGHDKGWKETLDKDFFVKRVTRINRYFEALTKSFDIMIDGMEKEQFLTYRMALLPASGFQSAQYRMIEMCSTDLFYLVDKEVRPTLDAKTASIEKMFEHIYWKQGATELATGKKTLTLKQFEKKYTEQFLGLAHLYKTKNVWQKYLSLSTDDRQSEDVINALRQLDVNVNVNWPLCHYKSAARYLSTEDSDVPATGGTNWQKYLPPRFQKRIFYPELWSTEELENWGKSWVESVIRK; from the coding sequence ATGGAACTCAGCCCTGATATTATTCAAAAAATAAATTTACTCGACGATAAATACCAAGCCATGGGACAAGATTTAAAGTCCTATTTAGATGGCTTGTTAATTAGCAATTATCTGACTTATTGGGATTATGTGCACGTTGATAAATTGCTCACTTTACAGAATCCTAAAACTGATTTTCCGGATGAGTTAATTTTTATCATTTATCATCAAATTACTGAACTGTATTTTAAATTGTCCTTGCACGAATTGGAGCAAATTGCGAATAATGGTCGCATCGTCGAAAAAAACGGACACGACAAAGGTTGGAAGGAAACTCTCGACAAAGATTTTTTTGTAAAGCGTGTAACTCGCATCAATCGCTATTTTGAAGCACTTACCAAAAGTTTCGACATCATGATTGATGGTATGGAAAAAGAGCAATTTTTAACTTACCGCATGGCATTATTACCTGCCAGTGGATTTCAAAGTGCTCAATACCGGATGATTGAAATGTGCAGTACCGATTTATTTTATTTGGTTGATAAAGAAGTACGACCTACCCTGGATGCAAAAACTGCAAGTATTGAAAAAATGTTTGAGCACATTTACTGGAAACAAGGTGCAACAGAACTGGCAACCGGCAAAAAAACACTGACATTAAAGCAATTTGAAAAAAAATATACCGAACAGTTTTTAGGTTTGGCGCATTTGTATAAAACCAAAAATGTGTGGCAAAAGTATTTGTCGCTAAGCACTGACGATCGACAAAGCGAAGATGTTATAAATGCCTTGCGTCAATTAGATGTAAATGTAAATGTAAACTGGCCTTTGTGTCATTACAAAAGTGCTGCCCGCTATTTATCTACCGAAGATTCGGATGTACCTGCAACGGGAGGAACCAACTGGCAAAAATACCTGCCTCCGCGTTTTCAAAAACGAATTTTTTATCCGGAATTGTGGAGTACCGAAGAGCTGGAAAACTGGGGGAAATCTTGGGTTGAGTCGGTAATTCGTAAATAA
- a CDS encoding DUF3108 domain-containing protein: MKTINKLLKLVLMLSLIFISTTKAQELRSIQNNAFKKGEVITYRVHYGIIDAGIARLEVLDEEKKYGNRDAFHIVGTGKSRGAFDWFFKVRDRYETFIDAEAIVPWVFLRRVDEGGYKINQNYVFNPFQNKVIADGKHFETPDNVQDMLSSFYYSRCIDYSKAKEGDIFTIPSFVDNEIFEMKIKYIGKETIETDLGVFKCLKFRPVVQKGRVFKKEEDLNVWITDDANHIPVRAQAEILVGSIKMDLQSYSGLASPISKISD; this comes from the coding sequence ATGAAAACTATCAATAAGCTACTGAAACTTGTTTTAATGCTTAGTTTGATTTTTATTTCAACCACTAAAGCACAGGAATTACGTAGTATTCAAAACAATGCATTTAAAAAGGGTGAGGTTATTACTTACCGTGTGCATTATGGAATAATTGATGCCGGTATTGCCAGACTTGAAGTATTGGATGAAGAAAAAAAATATGGTAACCGAGACGCATTTCACATTGTTGGGACCGGAAAAAGTCGCGGTGCATTTGACTGGTTTTTTAAAGTTCGTGATCGCTACGAAACCTTTATTGATGCCGAAGCCATTGTACCTTGGGTATTTTTAAGACGGGTAGATGAAGGTGGTTATAAAATCAACCAGAATTATGTGTTTAATCCTTTTCAAAATAAAGTAATCGCAGATGGCAAGCATTTCGAAACTCCAGATAATGTGCAAGATATGCTCTCCTCTTTCTATTATTCAAGATGTATCGATTACAGCAAAGCCAAGGAAGGCGATATATTTACGATACCAAGTTTTGTGGATAATGAAATTTTTGAAATGAAAATAAAATACATCGGAAAAGAAACCATTGAAACGGATCTTGGTGTATTTAAATGCTTAAAATTTCGTCCGGTGGTACAAAAAGGTCGCGTGTTTAAGAAGGAAGAAGATTTAAATGTATGGATTACCGATGATGCGAATCATATTCCTGTCAGGGCTCAAGCTGAAATATTGGTTGGTTCAATAAAAATGGATTTACAGTCCTACTCAGGTTTAGCCTCCCCCATTTCCAAAATTTCTGATTAA
- a CDS encoding leucine--tRNA ligase — MEYNFSEVEKKWQKHWAEKKTFRTPVSTDKPKYYVLDMFPYPSGAGLHVGHPLGYIASDIYSRYKRHKGFNVLHPMGYDSFGLPAEQYAIQTGQHPEITTKTNIARYREQLDKLGFSFDWEREVRTSDAAYYKWTQWIFIQLFNSWYNPTSNKAEKIEILIHQFETVGFKGTPDNVLTGDLELYHDGFSAQQWKDFSAATKEQILQQFRLAYLTDTMVNWCPKLGTVLANEEVKDGVSERGGYPVERKLMRQWCLRITAYAERLLNDLEGIDWTESIKEAQRNWIGKSEGSSINFNIAGSKDVIEVFTTRPDTVFGVSFLTLAPEHELVQKICTAEQKSAIDEYITYATNRSERDRMSDVKKITGVFTGAYADHPFTGAKIPIWVGDYVLAGYGTGAVMAVPAHDSRDYAFASHFNLSKPIVIQPAGNWDFEKESFDGKEGTIINSDFLNGLEVKAALKKIISKIEEKGIGKGKTNYRLRDAIFGRQRYWGEPIPVYYKDGIPYVLAENELPLLLPEVDTYLPTETGEPPLARAKDWKYKGVYEYEYSTMPGWAGSSWYFLRYMDAGNTTSFASKEALDYWKEVDLYIGGSEHATGHLLYVRFWTKFLNDLGCISITEPAKKLINQGMIQGTSAFVYRINGTNTFVSAGLKDKHQVSALHVDVNIVHNSVLDIEAFKQWRSDYANAEFLLEDGKYLCGHEVEKMSKSKWNVVSPDLMVEQYGADALRLYEMFLGPLELSKPWNTNGITGVSNFLRKLWRLYQKDEQWLVTEEAANKSELKTLHKTIKKITEDIERFSFNTSVSNFMICVNELTDAKCNKREILEPLAVLVAPYAPHIAEELWEKLGHSESITYAAFPVCNDEYLIENSFNYPISFNGKTKFNYEFELSLSKEDLEKAVLALDQTQKVLEGKAPKKIIIVPGKIVNIVM, encoded by the coding sequence ATGGAATACAATTTTAGTGAAGTCGAAAAAAAATGGCAAAAACACTGGGCTGAAAAAAAAACATTTCGCACCCCGGTTTCAACCGATAAACCCAAATATTATGTGCTCGATATGTTCCCCTACCCTAGTGGAGCAGGTTTGCACGTAGGTCATCCGCTTGGATACATTGCATCCGATATTTATTCACGTTACAAGCGTCACAAAGGTTTTAACGTGTTGCATCCTATGGGATACGATTCCTTTGGTTTGCCAGCCGAACAATATGCAATTCAAACCGGGCAACATCCTGAAATTACTACTAAAACAAACATTGCTCGATACCGTGAACAATTAGACAAATTAGGATTTTCGTTTGATTGGGAGCGAGAAGTGCGCACTTCAGATGCAGCTTATTACAAATGGACGCAGTGGATTTTTATTCAATTATTTAACTCCTGGTATAACCCCACAAGTAACAAGGCCGAAAAAATTGAAATTTTAATTCATCAATTTGAAACAGTTGGTTTTAAAGGTACTCCCGACAATGTGCTTACCGGCGACCTTGAGTTGTATCACGATGGATTTAGCGCACAGCAATGGAAAGATTTTAGTGCAGCAACCAAAGAACAAATTTTACAGCAGTTTCGTTTGGCTTATTTAACTGACACCATGGTTAACTGGTGCCCTAAACTAGGAACTGTGCTTGCCAATGAAGAAGTTAAGGATGGCGTTAGTGAACGGGGTGGTTATCCTGTTGAGCGTAAATTAATGCGTCAATGGTGTTTGCGTATTACTGCTTATGCAGAAAGATTGCTCAATGATTTGGAAGGCATTGATTGGACTGAAAGCATTAAAGAAGCACAAAGAAACTGGATTGGAAAATCAGAAGGTTCGAGCATCAATTTTAATATAGCCGGAAGCAAAGATGTAATAGAAGTATTTACAACGCGTCCCGATACTGTATTTGGAGTTTCTTTTTTAACCCTCGCTCCGGAGCATGAGTTGGTTCAAAAAATTTGCACTGCTGAACAAAAATCTGCAATTGACGAATATATTACCTATGCCACCAACCGCAGTGAACGCGACCGTATGAGTGATGTTAAAAAAATTACAGGAGTTTTTACAGGTGCATATGCGGATCATCCATTTACAGGTGCAAAAATTCCAATTTGGGTAGGCGACTATGTGCTTGCTGGGTATGGAACAGGTGCGGTTATGGCTGTACCGGCGCATGATTCACGCGATTATGCTTTTGCTTCGCATTTTAATTTATCCAAACCAATTGTTATTCAACCCGCAGGTAATTGGGACTTTGAAAAAGAATCCTTCGATGGTAAAGAAGGTACCATTATCAATTCTGACTTTTTGAATGGTTTAGAAGTGAAGGCCGCTTTAAAGAAAATAATCAGCAAAATTGAAGAAAAAGGCATTGGAAAAGGTAAAACCAACTACCGCTTGCGAGATGCTATTTTTGGTAGACAACGCTATTGGGGCGAACCAATACCGGTATATTACAAAGATGGAATTCCATATGTGTTAGCTGAGAACGAATTGCCTTTACTGTTGCCGGAAGTAGATACCTACTTGCCTACCGAAACAGGAGAGCCTCCTTTGGCTCGCGCTAAGGACTGGAAATACAAAGGTGTTTACGAGTACGAATACAGTACCATGCCTGGGTGGGCAGGCAGTAGCTGGTATTTCTTGCGATACATGGATGCCGGAAACACTACCTCATTCGCATCAAAAGAAGCGCTTGATTATTGGAAAGAAGTGGATTTGTACATTGGTGGAAGTGAACATGCAACAGGCCATTTGCTTTATGTGCGCTTTTGGACAAAATTTTTAAACGATTTAGGGTGTATTTCAATAACTGAACCAGCCAAAAAATTAATTAATCAGGGGATGATACAAGGCACCAGTGCATTTGTGTATCGCATAAATGGCACTAACACCTTTGTTTCTGCCGGTTTAAAAGATAAGCACCAAGTAAGTGCTTTGCATGTGGATGTAAATATCGTGCATAATTCCGTGTTGGATATTGAAGCTTTCAAACAATGGCGTAGCGATTATGCGAATGCCGAATTTTTGTTAGAAGATGGGAAATACCTTTGTGGACATGAAGTTGAAAAAATGTCGAAATCAAAGTGGAACGTGGTTAGTCCTGATTTAATGGTGGAACAATACGGTGCTGATGCATTGCGTTTGTACGAAATGTTTTTAGGCCCACTTGAACTTAGCAAACCATGGAATACCAATGGAATTACAGGTGTTTCCAACTTTTTGCGCAAGCTTTGGAGATTATATCAAAAAGATGAACAATGGTTGGTTACTGAGGAAGCTGCCAACAAGTCTGAATTAAAAACTTTACACAAAACCATTAAAAAAATTACTGAGGATATTGAGCGTTTTTCCTTCAACACATCAGTCAGCAATTTTATGATTTGTGTGAATGAATTAACCGATGCCAAATGCAACAAACGCGAAATACTTGAGCCTTTGGCAGTGCTGGTTGCACCTTACGCTCCTCACATTGCCGAAGAATTATGGGAAAAACTAGGTCATAGTGAATCCATTACTTATGCCGCATTTCCAGTATGCAACGATGAATACTTAATTGAAAATTCGTTCAATTATCCTATCTCATTCAATGGTAAAACAAAATTTAATTATGAGTTTGAATTGTCGCTAAGCAAGGAAGACCTCGAAAAGGCTGTACTTGCACTCGATCAAACTCAAAAAGTACTGGAAGGAAAAGCGCCGAAAAAAATAATTATTGTTCCTGGTAAAATTGTGAATATTGTAATGTAA
- a CDS encoding cell division protein FtsX, with product MSRKEEKYALRKLKSSYLSTVISVSLVLFMLGLLGLILLHTKKLSDYVKENIGLTVVLKDSIREADINQFQKSLDATHYVKSTEFVNKEQAAETLKQDLGEDFIQFLGYNPLLSSIDVHLKADFANSDSLRWIEKEITKNVNVKEIYYQKSLVDLVNENVKKIGLIILVFSSLLLVISIALINNSIRLSIYSKRFIIRTMQLVGATQGFIRRPFVFSGIRHGIYGALIAIALLIGIIYWAQSEIPELIVLQDVDLFASLFGIVLFLGIFITWICTYFAVRKYLRLKTDDLYY from the coding sequence ATGTCAAGGAAAGAAGAAAAGTACGCATTAAGAAAATTAAAATCCTCCTATTTATCAACAGTTATCAGTGTTTCGCTGGTGTTGTTTATGTTGGGATTATTAGGATTAATTTTATTGCATACCAAAAAACTTTCTGATTATGTTAAGGAAAATATAGGACTGACAGTAGTTTTAAAGGATTCAATCAGAGAGGCCGATATTAACCAGTTTCAAAAATCGCTTGATGCTACGCACTATGTAAAATCAACGGAATTTGTAAACAAAGAACAAGCTGCAGAAACTTTGAAACAAGATTTGGGCGAAGATTTTATTCAGTTTTTAGGATATAATCCATTGTTGTCGAGCATTGACGTGCATTTGAAAGCAGATTTTGCGAATTCAGATAGCTTGCGATGGATTGAAAAGGAAATCACAAAAAATGTGAATGTAAAGGAGATTTATTATCAAAAATCGTTGGTTGATTTGGTGAACGAAAATGTAAAGAAAATAGGTTTGATAATTTTGGTATTCTCATCGCTTTTGCTGGTTATTTCCATTGCACTTATTAATAATTCTATACGGCTTTCAATTTATAGTAAACGCTTCATTATTCGGACTATGCAGTTGGTTGGAGCTACACAAGGTTTTATTCGCAGGCCCTTTGTATTTAGTGGAATTCGCCATGGAATTTATGGAGCCTTAATAGCAATTGCATTACTTATTGGAATTATTTATTGGGCTCAAAGCGAAATTCCTGAATTAATTGTGTTGCAAGATGTTGATTTATTTGCTTCATTATTTGGAATCGTGCTATTTTTGGGCATCTTTATTACCTGGATATGCACTTACTTTGCGGTGAGAAAATATTTGCGGTTAAAAACCGATGATTTGTATTATTAA
- a CDS encoding DUF3098 domain-containing protein, whose protein sequence is MSKDKKSTAAAAPVHKGKKEGFAFGPENYKLMIIGLIVLFSGYLLMVGGGSDDPTVFNPEIFSFRRITLAPIVILVGFVIVLISIMKKSKS, encoded by the coding sequence ATGAGTAAAGATAAAAAATCAACTGCAGCTGCAGCCCCTGTTCACAAAGGAAAAAAGGAAGGATTTGCTTTTGGTCCCGAAAATTACAAACTCATGATTATCGGATTAATTGTGCTTTTTAGCGGCTATTTATTAATGGTAGGTGGCGGTTCCGATGATCCTACTGTATTTAATCCCGAAATTTTTAGTTTCCGCCGAATTACTTTGGCGCCAATTGTAATTTTAGTTGGCTTTGTGATAGTATTGATTTCTATCATGAAAAAGTCAAAATCATAG